The nucleotide sequence CGTTCTCTTATTTCCAACAAAAAATGCGCTCCTCTCATGCTTCGATTAGCGTACGTTCCTCAGTCACATTAATTTCAACTTTACAATTACAAACCTTTTCTAAGGTGAAATAATTACAAACCTTTTCTAACATTAATATTGATTTATAGATGGCACGATGCTGGTACCTACGATGCAAAAACAAGAACCGGAGGTCCAAATGGTTCTATCAGGAATCAACAAGAGCTTAATCATTCTGCTAACAAAGGCTTGAAAACCGCTGTTGAATTATGTGGTAAGCGACACTAAAATAATCAACTAATTaactaactaattaattaattactctcTGTTTAATCGTTATTGTATTTTGTTTAAAAACAGAGGAAGTTAAAGCTAAACACCCCAAAATTTCATATGCGGATCTTTACCAGCTAGCTGGTGTTGTGGCAGTAGAGGTCACTGGTGGTCCAGCCATTCACTTTGTTCCTGGTAGAAAGGTAAATTCATTCTTCAATCGTAATATAAAATAGTGTGTCTGTGTCAGTGTCACCGTCTCTATTAGAAATTCACTCTGAGACACGTTAAATTGTTGAATTAGGATTCATTGGAATCTCCCGAAGAAGGTCGACTTCCGGATGCTAAACAAggtaactaaattaaattatgttGTTCGATTTTGATTCTTGAAACAGAATTACTTAGAAAGGTTTCACTAATAAAAATTCAGGTGCATCGCATTTAAGAGAGGTTTTTTATCGCATGGGTCTGAATGATAGAGACATTGTAGCTCTCTCCGGAGGCCACACTTTGGTATGATTAAGAATCATAAATTCAATATTAATCTTATTAATTATTACTCTAATATATTGTTAATTTACATTGATAAGGGTAAGGCACATAAGGATCGCTCTGACTTTGAAGGTCAATGGACAAGAGACCCTCTCAAGTTTGATAACTCTTATTTTGTGTAAGATAATTTGTTTCATGATAACtttttttttcctcattttaagtTAATGTTATGAAATTTGGTGATTAATTAACATAAGATTTATTACCTTAAAAGGGAATTATTGAAATCGGAATCGAAAGACTTGCTGAAGCTTCCCACTGATAAGGTTCTAGTTGAAGATCCAAAGTTTCGTAAATATGTTGAACTCTATGCCAAGGTTTTCCCTTTCCTATACTTTCGTTATAATATCATAATATCATAATATAGTATAGTGTTTTTGGTGCTAATAGTAATTTTGAATTGTTATAGGATGAGAAAGCTTTTTTCAGAGATTATGCAACATCGCACAAGAAACTCTCAGAACTAGGCTTTAATCCCAATGGCAATTATCGTTCCAAATTGGCTAAGGCAGTTTTAGGAGTGGTTATTGCATCAACTGTTGTGGTTCTGGGTTACTTGCTTGAACTCAACAAAAAAATCAACTGAAAGATTGATATTTGTTATTGAACTATACTTTATTTGTTCACCATAAAAGCATTTACATACTGCttgagtttaatttaatttacaattTCATAGAGTGTACATCAGGTGAATAATTCACTAAAATATACCAGCAATTTCATAGAGTGTACATCAGGTGAATAGTTCACTAAATATACCACAATGATTGAAAGCAAAagaattataaaataatactaatcCTTCAATGAAGTTTTGTTTATAAAACATAAACTAAGGCTTTTAACCAACCGGCCCATTAGCTCAGTCGGTTAGAGCGACGTGCTAATAACGCAAAGGTCACTTATAGTGGATAGGCCACATCaaattattttcatttcttcACCAATCACCACCTTAGTTCTCTAAAACTGTCGACGGCGTTTATCAGCCACCTCTCCGTTCAATCTTGCATCCACTTCGCCGGAAAACTAACAATACTCACGTATTCACTCTTGTGTAAGATTTATGATAATCTATTAATTTGATATTCTATCAGTTTATTTATCTTGAATCTAACGAGATCAAAAACAGAAAAATcctagaaattttaaaaaaatgaaattaaaaaaatgcaaacACATCCAATTACTAAAATACACAAAGCTGCTGATATCAGAATATCCAAAGTTTTGAAGGCTCTTTCATCCACCTGTCCCATTATATACTTTCTTGGTATAATGATTACACCTACCTGCAAAATATTTAAGTCATAAGTTGTACacaaaaaaagaataacaaaATCATTGGCGATTTAAACAGAAGCATTTTTCCTGAAACTTCTGCTTAATAGAATTATTTGAAAAGGAAGTCTGATTATAAATTTTAAACACAAGTGTATTCATATATTTACCAAAGGAAGTCTCTTCAAGTTTAGGTAGAATGAGTCAATATAATATTCCTGGTGACCTAGTTTAGCATTCTCAACGTGAACCTCATGAGTTGAATTAGGAAAATGATTCCCATAAGTTCTCTGCAACCACTCAGCACCAAGTTTTATTAAATTGTAAGAAATCTTAACCGAATTCCAAAATATTTCATTCTCTTATTTTCTCAATTATTAAATGGcatgaaatttatttaaattttataaaaattttgattgaatattacaaaattatttgaataatttttttaaatcttttaaaatcTCAATTCAATTTTTCATCTAAAATTACTCCTCTTGAAGCTATTTATTCTTCATCTAGAATTTTGTTTTGAATGGAATCTTGTTCTTGTGAAGCAACATAAGCAAAAACAATTTCCTTTTCCTTTTATCAGAGCAAACCAATAAAATTCTTTACTTGCATGACTCTATACCAACACCATAATTAGCACCTTCCTTATTCTCTATAAATCAACCAACCTCTTCCCTCCCCAACCACAACACACAAATCTTGCACCCATGGCACAATATAGAGTTGATGCAGAGTATGTCAAAGAAATCAACGACACTCATAACGAACTCCGTTCTCTTATTTCCAACAAAAAATGCGCTCCTCTCATGCTTCGATTAGCGTACATTAATTCCAACTTTACAAATTACAATTACAAACCTTTTGTTACATGAAAATAATTtctataataatatttttgattTATAGATGGCACCATGCTGGTACCTATGAATACGATGCAATAGCAAAAACAAGTACTGGAGGTCCAAATGGTTCTATCAGGAATCCACAAGAGCTCAATCATTCTGCTAACAGAGGCTTAAAAACCGCTGTTGAATTATGTGGTGAGCGACACTGAAATAATCAACTATTAACTAATTAACTAATCTCTGTTTAATCGTTAATGTATTTTGTTTAAAATCAGAGCAAGTGAAAGTTAAACACCCCAAAATTTCTTATGCGGATCTTTACCAACTAGCTGGTGTTGTAGCGGTAGAGGTCACTGGTGGCCTAACCATTCACTTTGTTCCTGGTAGAAAGGTAAATTCATCCTTCAATCCATTATAAAGAAAGTGTTTCGATGTATATGTGTTAGTGTCTGGGTCAGAAATTTACACCGAGACATGTTAAAATTTTTGAATTAGGATTCTTTGGAATCTCCAAAAGAAGGTCGTCTTCCAGATGCTAAACAaggtaattaaattaaatctgtTGTTGGTATAACTAAAACTTACACAACAGTTGGATCTTGGTTCTTGAAACAAAATTACTTAGAAATGTTTTACTAATTGATGTATGAAAAAAACTAAAATGCAGGTGCATCACATTTAAGAGAGGTTTTTTATCGCATGGTTCTGAATGATAAAGACATTGTAGCTCTCTCTGGAGGCCACACTTTGGTATGATTATGAATTATAAATCCAATATTACTCTTATTAATTATTactctaatttatttttaattttaattgataaggGTAAGGCTCATAAGGATCGCTCTGACTTTGAAGGTCAATGGACAAGAGACCCTCTCAAGTTTGATAACTCTTATTTTGTGTATGATAATTTGTTTCATGATAACCTTTTCATTTTAAGTTAATGTTATGAAATTTGGTGATCAAAACATGATTAAATTACCTTAAATAGGGAATTATTGAAACCGGAATCAAAAGGCTTGTTGAAGCTTCCCACTGATAAGGTTCTAGTTGAAGATCCAAAGTTTCGTAAATATGTTGAACTCTATGCTAAGGTTTTGCATTTATACTTTCGTTTTCTTTCGTTATAACATCATAATATAATATATAGTTTTTGGCGCTACTAATAATTTTGAATTGGTACAGGATGAGAAAGCTTTTTTTAGCGATTATGCAGCATCACATAAGAAACTCTCTGAACTAGGCTTCAATCCCAATTATTATTCAAAATTGGATAAGGCAGTTTTAGGAGTGGTTATTGCATCAACTGTTGTGATTCTGAGTTACTTGCTTGAACTCTACTAAAAGATTGTTATTTGTTATTGGACTATACTTTATTTGTTAACCATAAAAACATATTATCGAGTATCATGTACTACAAGTTTTAAAGTTCAAAAGCATTTATATACtgcttaaatttaatttaatttacataGTATCATAGTGTACATGAGGTGAAATATTCCACTAAAATAAACTAGAATGATTGATGGCAAAAAAGTTCTGCAGTGACTTACTCAATGAGAAACCTAAGCTCGACAATAACATCTACAACCTCTAGCGAGACATTTAAGATGTCAACCTGCCTCAGCAACTCCTTGATTCCATGGAAAACACTTGCATTACTTTCCAGCAATTGAATCAAGACAACATCAAAGACCGTTTCTCTGATTTTTTTGGAGAAGTTGGTCCGTAGGTTCGACAGTGGGGTGACCCCCCGGAGGCGGTCGAAGAGTTGGAAGTAGAACTTGCTCTTGTACTCATCATAGCCTTCAAATACTCGTCTAGTTtattcttcttcaaattttctaACTCTTCTTGAGACAAAGGAATATTGGTAACAGTTAAAGGGGCCCTGAAGTCCTTAACAGTCCCAAAAGGCTGGTTGGTATCAACATCATCATCTGGTTGAGGATTATCATTTTTTGGTTCTTCTTCGCCCTGAGGCTCTACGTTGGCGTTGGAAATATGCTCATTCTTATCATTGTGCTCCTCTTTGCCGTGATTAGGAGTTTTGGGTGAAGAATCATCAACTTTCTTTGTTGGTTGCTCTTCCGTATCTGGGATTTCTGCGCGATATGCTCCATATCTTCACTGTCACTATCAGAGTCAGTTGGTTGGGAGTGATGAGGAGATGTAAGGGGTGGAACAAAGTTCTAATGGACTTCGGTAAGTTGATTAAAAGACAAACTAATGAGGTTGCTTATGCTTTGGCTAAGGCAGCTCTATCTCTTGCTAGTTTTCATATTTATAAAGATGTACCTACATGTatttacaattttattattaatgaaatgatttagtttcttactgtaaaaaaatacttttaaattttttggtGTTTCATTTGGTTGATATACAattgtatttttaatttgttacttttaattattaaaattacatttctttttttaaaatttaagttcattttaaaattaaaacaggaTCTTAGACGCCTCCTCATAATTATCCAAACCCATGATGAAATCCATTTTACATATTTTTACGTGGTTATTTTTTGGAGCGTACTAGTAGCTATTATGGTTGGTTCAAATTGACACATTTCATAATATAAAAGTACGCGGATAAAAGGAAAAAGTTCAAAATCCTTAAAATAATGAATCTATCGGCGACGTTCCTCCGCAACGATCTCGTCACAGAAGTTCTTTCCGCTCTTCCGGTGAAATTTTTTGTTCGTTTTAAGAGTGTCAGTAAGCATTTGAAGACCCTCATCCCCGATCATTTCTTCGTGAAGTTGCATCTTAGGAGATCACAAACACGAAATCAATACTTAACATTAGTTACATTGttgagaataatgcaagtgtgagtgtggataatagtctcaCATTGGAAATGCATGtagtgacttgagcatatataagtgggagaacccactcacctatcaccttaaggttttaggtggagaagtggtatgtctcccacaaaggtgtgttgctcaagtgGAATGTCCcgaaattaacaatgctcccgaactcgacctcccccgattgttgcgctaacaaatggtatcatgagcctttggttcgagaaagggacAGACTTACTTGTAGTTGAAAttcaacggatacatgtagttgaagataattaacggatacatgtagttgaagagtCAACCACATGGAGGAGGAGCAttgtagactcacacttgagggggaatgttgagaataatgcaagtgtgagtgtggataatagccACACATTGGAAATGCATGtagtgacttgagcatatataagtgggagaacccactcacctatcaccttaaggttttaggtggagaagtggcgtgtctcccacaaaggtgtgttgctcaagtgGAATGTCTTGGaattaacaatgctcccgaactcgacTCTCCCTCGATTGTTGCGCTAACATACATCTCACGTAAAAGATGGTTGTGTTGTTCTATACCCTATACACAGATTACTCGATAACCCCTCATTCACCCTTTTTGATGACCCTCACCATGTTTTAAATACAACATATGTGAACATATAGTTGGTTCATACAATGGCTTAATTCTTTTTTTTGGATAAACTTTCCGATTTCGACTTTAATATAGAGTGTTGGGGTAGAAGTTACTGGCTGTCTGTTTGGAACCCAGCCACCAGGAAAACTTCTGAATGTTTTGGGTATATTCGTCAATTTAGTGAATATACGGGTCAACCACTTTTCAACTTTGTATTTGGTTGTGATAATTCAAACGACAATTATAAAGTGGTGGCATTCTGTTACCTTCAAGATGAATTCAAAATCGAGGTGAGAGTTCTTAGTTTAGATGATTATGTTTGGTTAATTTTTCCTATATGCTCCCACATAAAGATTGTACTTGAATGCGCCTTTTTTGATGAATAAATGGAACCACTATTTTCTCCATTTATGGCAATGTTTTTTTTGATGTTTGGTATCAACCAAGAATGATCAATATCAACCCATTATTAGAATATTCATTTCAGCTTTTAGGCTATTTTTCAAATGTGTGACTAAATCGTTCAATGGTACGGAGTCAAATGCTGCAAAATACATTTCTAATCGAAAttgttataaatttttttgatataagactatttacaatggaggtgttgaattttttttcaatagttgaattggtacaatggtgtgttgaatcatatgttgaaagtgatgtggattagttagtgttgaaaacattcaacatgttgaatgagaaattagTGGGGGCCACATAATATTTTTGGcaaattattattggttgttgtgagtgtttatatttttatttcatgataattatttaatgtcatttgttttatagtaaataaattttttatttatttttattttcaccaaaattcatcattttttttttgtctataaaaagagacttggttcatttgatttggacacacaaaaaaatttcacttttttcataatttttcataatttcaattgataataatattaatatataattaataatattaaaattcatcatttttcataatttcaattgataataatattaatatataattaattttaatatataatcataaaacaaaaatataaaagaaaataagaatatgaaataaaagtagaggggtagggtgttgaattttattaaacaaaactattgtagtgagtaaaagttgagtgtgtgttgaattattaggtggaagagagagaagatgatgtggagtataaaaagtgaaaaagtagggtgttgaatttggaaACCATTGTAAATAGTCTAATAGTTCCAATTATTCCTCTAATTAGATCATTGGCTAAAGCAAAATTTTGTAATGTATTAGGGCAGCCCATTAGTAAGCCGATCCGGGCCGATTCATCCGATTTTGATATTGACCAATTTTTGCGAATATGCAGAAGTCTTTCTCATTATTATAATGGATCCTAAAAAAAAGTAtgtatcaaataaaatatatacttcAGTTTTCTTGTATTAAAACTTTGGCTTGTAAACACAAAAGTGCTGCTTTTTTGAAAAGATCAGGTTCAGAAGAATTATTGCAAGAATTCTTTACAGAGGAAGAAgatatttttttctttgatttttccaAGAGATTCCTCTATTTTGCAGAGGTTACATAGAAATCGGGTTTGGTATTTGGATATTCCTTTCAAACGATCTGGTCCATGATAAATGATTGGTTATGTTATGATACAGTCACAAGTTCGAATTCTAAACAATgcaaaaaaacatattaatctaATAACTACTTACATATTTACATTTTgttaatatttctatttttcttccacttagtttttaattatatatatatatatatatatatatatatatatatatatatatatatatatatatatatatatatatatatatatatatattaacctaATAGCAA is from Vicia villosa cultivar HV-30 ecotype Madison, WI unplaced genomic scaffold, Vvil1.0 ctg.000809F_1_1_3, whole genome shotgun sequence and encodes:
- the LOC131631311 gene encoding L-ascorbate peroxidase 3-like gives rise to the protein MAQYRVDAEYVKEINDTHNELRSLISNKKCAPLMLRLAWHHAGTYEYDAIAKTSTGGPNGSIRNPQELNHSANRGLKTAVELCEQVKVKHPKISYADLYQLAGVVAVEVTGGLTIHFVPGRKDSLESPKEGRLPDAKQGASHLREVFYRMVLNDKDIVALSGGHTLGKAHKDRSDFEGQWTRDPLKFDNSYFVELLKPESKGLLKLPTDKVLVEDPKFRKYVELYAKDEKAFFSDYAASHKKLSELGFNPNYYSKLDKAVLGVVIASTVVILSYLLELY
- the LOC131631310 gene encoding L-ascorbate peroxidase 3-like, with protein sequence MAQYRVDAEYVKEIDNTRSDLRSLISNKKCAPLMLRLAWHDAGTYDAKTRTGGPNGSIRNQQELNHSANKGLKTAVELCEEVKAKHPKISYADLYQLAGVVAVEVTGGPAIHFVPGRKDSLESPEEGRLPDAKQGASHLREVFYRMGLNDRDIVALSGGHTLGKAHKDRSDFEGQWTRDPLKFDNSYFVELLKSESKDLLKLPTDKVLVEDPKFRKYVELYAKDEKAFFRDYATSHKKLSELGFNPNGNYRSKLAKAVLGVVIASTVVVLGYLLELNKKIN